The Bacteroidia bacterium genomic interval AGCTGCCTATGATTTGGAAAGCATGGTGAAAGATATGCTATTACATCTGCGGGAAAGATATAAGGCAGTCGGAGCTTGAATTGAGGAATATAGCCCATAGATACACTCTTTAGGAGCTTTTTTAGTATAATGAATAGAATTGTTCTATTCTTTCTACTACCATTAAGTCTTCCTGGGCATATGTTGAAAATTCTATCTCTATTCCTCATCCTTTTGAATTTGCACATGAGCGATATATATGCACAGGAAGTAACTGTTGTAAGGGGATTATTATACAGCGATGAAAGAGCTGTAGAAATTGAAATCCGCGGAGGAATCATCTCAAGGATAAGCGACTTAGGCAATGAGCATGAAATCCCGAATCTATATATCGCTCCGGGTTTAATTGACCTGCAAATCAATGGCTATGTCGGGATTGATTTCTCAGGACCTGATTTGAATGAAAAGGATTTAATCAAAGCAACTCAGGCTTTATGGGAAGTCGGCGTAACCACTTACTATCCTACCCTGATCACAAGTGAACTCCAGCGGCTACATGACAACTTCGCTATAATGGCTCGGGCAATAGAAGCGCCTGAAATACGCTCATCGATTCCGGGCTTTCATCTGGAAGGTCCCTACATTTCTCCCCTTCCGGGCTTTCGGGGAGCACATTTGGAAAAATATATCAGAGCCCCTGATTGGGAAGAATTTGAGCAAATCCAGCAATCTGCCAATCATCATATAAAGATTCTTACCCTCGCTCCGGAACGAAAAGGAGCCATTCCCTTTATCAAAAACTGTGTGCTAAGTGGCGTACTTGTTTCAATCGGACATCACAATGCGAATCCATCGGAAATACAAGCTGCGGTAGATGCCGGCGTGAGAATGTCTACCCATTTAGGCAATGGCTGTGCAAATGAAATTCATCGCCACAACAATCCTCTCTGGCCCCAGCTTTCTCAGGATTTACTCAGTCCGACGATCATTGCGGATGGGTATCACCTGACAAAGGAAGAGCTAAGAACTTTTTTTAAAGTAAAGGGAGTAGAAAAGACGATACTCGTTTCTGATGCCCTGGATTTGGCAGGCCTTGAGGAGGGTGAATACATTCGCGGAGAAAGAAAACTGCTGCTTACTCCTCATGTAGTCAAACTGCCCGAACAGGATGTTCTCGCCGGAGCTGCATCTCCCATAAGTAAGTGTGTAGGGAATATGATCAGATTTACCCAATGCAGTCTGGGGGAAGCCATACAAATGGCAAGTACAAATCCTGCACGCATGCTGTCCTTGCATGATAGGGGAGAAATACAAGTCGGTAAACGCGCTGATCTTATCCTGTTTCAAATGCGCGATCATGAAATGGACATTCGCAGTACTTATGTGGCCGGAGAATTGGTCTATACGCAATGATCGCTAAGCTTGTACGATAAACTTTTGTGAACGGCTATCTTGCTGAATAAAAGAACTCCATTCATCTATTGAATACAGAATCTGAGCTGACTGGTTTCTTCTACTCATAAAATCCTGACAGAAAGCTAAATTCTTTTCAATCCAACTCATCCAGCGTCAAGCGCATACTCGGCGTAAAGGTCTGCATGAAATACTTTACTTCCGGCAGGTCCATTTCTTCAATGCTTCTTTTAATCACGCTCTTGGCCTGGGAAAATTCCTGATTACCCTGCTTCAATTCTTCCAGGCATTTCAGATAAGCAGAAATCTTGTCTGCCGCTTTTACCAGGACCCAATGTTCTTTTTCTTCCTCCTCAGTAAAGAGGATATTTTTATAGTGTTTGCGAATGGCCTCTGGAAGCATAGAAAACAGCCTTTCATTTGCGATTTCCTCGATCTCATGATAGGCTTTTTTGATTTCTGGGCTAAAATATTTGATAGGCGTCGGCAGATCCCCTGTAATCACTTCGCTTGCGTCATGATACATAGCCAGAACAGCAACCCGATCAGGATTTACCTTTCCTCCATAAATCTCATTTCTAACAACTGCCAGAATATGGGCAATCATACTTACCTGAAGGCTATGTTCCTGTATATTTTCTTCGTGCACATTGTACATCAAACTCCAACGCTGTATAAGACGCATGCGAGAGAGGTAGGCAAAAAAGTGGCTCATTTAATATAAATTCTTATGCTTTTTCGAGGGCAATTTGGGTGATCTGTTCGAGGGCGAAGTTTATGCTTTCCCGATCCATCTCATGAAGATTTCTGATCCAAAGGGTTTTGGCATGTTTGCCTTTTCCCTGTAAGACCAATTCCCTCGTATCTATCTTATCCGTATGATGCAGGTATAATTTGCAATGATCTTTCCCCATACCAATAACCGCCAGCACATTATCCTTCCTCCCAATGCTATATAAGGTCATCTTTACTTTGGCCCCTCCTCCGACATCTTCCACAATTTGATCAGATTGACTCAGGATCAATTTCTGTAGCTCCTGAGCGACGTCCATAAGGAGTTGATCTATATCCGGCCAGAGATTTCCAAGGTCCATAAGGAAGTTTTTGATAAGCTAAAGATAGTACCCTTAGGCATCTGAAAAAAAATTCCCATATTGGCTTTTCTAAAAACCATTATGATGCGGAACTACTCCCTACTATTCAGCATAATATTATGTTTATGTTTTTCCTTTTTAAGCTGTAATCAAACAGAAGAGAAAAAGGAAGCTCCTCGTAAGCCAAATTTCATTATCATTTTCACCGATGACCAGGGCTATGCTGACCTGGGGGTGTATGGTGCCAAAGATTTTGATACTCCTCATCTGGACAAAATGGCCAGCGAAGGCCTGAAGTTCAATAGATTTTATGTTTCTCAACCGGTTTGCTCAGCAAGTAGGGCTTCCCTTATGACGGGTTCTTACTCCAATCGTTTGGGTATCCATGGTGCCTATTTCCCATATTCTAAAAAAGGCCTGAATCTCGAAGAAGAGACCATTGCCGAGATTCTCAAACCTCTGGGATATAAAACGGCTATCTTTGGGAAATGGCATTTGGGAGATCATCCGGATCAATTGCCCACCAATCATGGCTTTGACGAATATTATGGGATTCCTTTTTCCAATGATATGTGGCCCCAACATCCAGCCAATGAGCATTTCAAATTTGAGCCCCTTCCCCTAATCGAAGGCAATGAAAAAATCCATGAAATCACGGATCAATCCCTGATGACGGGAAAATACAGCAATCGAGCTGTTGATTTCATCCGAAAAAATAAAGACAATCCCTTTTTGCTCTACCTTCCACATCCTATGCCTCATGCACCTTTAGCAGCATCTCCGGACTTCTCGGGTAAAACAGCCCGGGGACTATATGGAGATGTGATTTCTGAGATAGATGCAGGTGTAGGAGCCATCCTGAAAACCCTCAAGGAACAGGGGATTGATGAGCATACTATGGTCCTCTTTGCTTCTGATAATGGCCCCTGGTTAAATTATGGAGGTCATTCGGGTTCGGCCCTGCCATTGAGAGAAGGCAAAGGAACTGCCTGGGAAGGAGGTGTGAGAGTGCCTGGGATTGTGAGATGGCCGGGAAAAATCCCAGCAGGTAAAGTGACGGATATTCCAGCTATGACCATAGATATACTTCCTACGATTGCTGCCCTTGCAGGAGCAGAGCCTCCCAAAGCCAAAATTGATGGAAAGGACATCCGTCCGATTTTATTTCAGGAAGAGGGTGCAAAAAGTCCCCAGGAAGGATATGCTTTTTACTATAAGCAAAATGAACTGCATGCTGTCATGAAAGGCGATTGGAAGCTTTATTTTCCCCATACCTATCGTTCCCTCAATGGAAGAGTGGGTACCAATGATGGTTTGCCGATTCAATACGATCAAAACAAAGTTGAAGCTCCCGAATTATACAATGTCGCTACCGACATCAGTGAAACAGAAAATGTCATTGATCAGCATCCGGATATTGTTGCGGATTTGATGGATTTTGCGGAACGAACGCGTGCAGCTTTAGGGGATAAACTGACAGAGCGAGAAGGCGCAGAAAATCGTCCGGTAGGAGAAGTCCTTTGGGAAGGCAGAGAATAAGACCGTCGAAAACAAAGAAGAAATATAATAGCATGAATAAACTACTTGCATTCATTTTTACTTGCCTGTTATTATGTAGTAATTTCTCTAAGCTTCATGCCCAGAATGAGGAATTTTCAAATTCTGTCGCTTATGCTGAAGTAGGAGTCGTTGGCTTGTTTGGTTTCCTCGCAGGATTGAACCTCAGTTATGAGCATAGACTATATTCAAACACAGACAACAATCTCCATATCTATGGTCGAGGAGGAGTTGCGGCATCCGGAGTACTCTTTGGTTCTGGCGGTTTTGGAGGTCTGCTTGGAGGAAGTTTGCTAACCGGAAGTGGCAATCATCATTTTGAAGCTGATCTGGGAGTCATTGTAGGGAAAAATGATGGATCAGGCGGCAATGATGTTTTTGCCCAGGCAATAGGAGAGATAGGGTATCGTTTTCAAAAACCCGGAGGAGGCTTCCTCTTTAAAATAAAAGCCGGCATCACAGGAATAGGGGGTGCATTAGGCTATGCATTTTAATCAAAAACACAGAAAAATTATGAACAATAGTAATAGCAAATACCTCGTAAGAAATCTCTTCATCATAATTGCCCTTATTATTCCAATTCTAGGGATTTACATGGCAGTATCAGCTTATGCTGCTCGCCATTATGCAGACGCAGGGATAATTCTGGCGGCTGTTTCGATACCCGTTAGCGTTGCTTTATACAGAATAATGGCCCAGGCGGGTTCCTAAACCTGCGCCCGGTCGATCCATTTCTCTACATCCGGAGGCTGGTAAGCATCCATCAGCCGAAGCAATTCAATGGGATTTTCGTGGCTGATGATCATGTCGCGGTTTTTCTGATGGAGAAAGCGTTTCTCTACCATTTCGTCAAAGAAATTCAGGAGGGAATCAAAATATCCGTTTACATTTAGTACACCAACCGGACAGTTATGCAAACCTAATTGAGCCCAGGTCAGGATTTCGCACATCTCATCCATGGTTCCCATTCCTCCGGGCATAGAAATAAAGCCATCTGAACGATCCGCCATGATCTGCTTGCGTTCGTGCATAGTATCCGTTTTGATCAATTCGCTGACACCTGTATGTCCGACTTCTTTCGCCATCAGAAAATGAGGGATCACTCCTATGACATGTCCGTTTTTCTCCAGACAGGCATCTGCAATTACTCCCATCAGGCCTACATTGCCCGCACCATAAACGAGGCTGATCTCTTTTTCTGCTAGGATCTTTCCTAGTTCCTGAGCAGCAGTAATAAAAACAGGTTCGGATCCTACATTGGAACCGCAAAAGACACAAACTGATTTCATAGCCAAAATTTTGATTGAGCTCAAAATTAGGCAGCTGTGGGAAAAAGACAAGGGAAGAGGAAAATTTTGTCTATATCTCTTTTTTAAGCTTGAAGCGAATCTTCATGGTTTTATCCCCACGCTTGATTTTGAGGTGAATATATCGACCTGCTCTGCGGGTCAGCGTGGCATAAACAGAATTGATGTCATACTTGATCAGAGGAAAGCCATTCATGGCAATCAATTTATCATTGATCTTTAGGCCTGCTTTAGCAGCGGGGGAATTGGGGCGAACGTAATTGATGATAAAGTTGTCAAAATTGTCGCCATGACTGATAATCTCCAGCCCTGATACATTGTAATCAAAGGGAGCTTTATAATCCTTATTTTTCTTCAAATAAAGTTTTCTGTCTTTATAATTAAAGATCACTGTGAATCGGGAAAGGATCTCCGAACCTAAATTGCCATACCAGGGGATGTTTTCCGGGAGCATAATCAAAGAGGCTGAGTCGGGATAGCCCGTAATGACCGATGAAAACTCAAATTCGCCTAATTGCAGACCATTGGCTCTTGCCAATTTCCCATATACATCACCATTTAACCCTCTGCCCAAAAAAGCATCTATAGAAGAAGAAGGAACCGGCAATTCACCATTGAAGAGGGTAATCGCATTGCTGGCTCCTGTATCCAGCAGCCAGCGTCTTTCAAATTTCTGGCCGCGATAATCCGTCAATGTTGCCCGTACATAAGGTTTACTTCGGATGATCTCTATCGGAATTTCAGTGAATTTTTTTCTGGGCTTGAACTTGAAGGGATCATAGAGTCTGATGTATTTTTCCTTATAGTTGATTTCAACAGCAAATTGCCCAAAGATCTGGTAGCCCAGAATTCCATAAACGGGTTTGCCAAACATACCGGAATAAGAGATCAAACCTTTAGGGAGAATGAGCATTTGCAGTCCTACCCCTTTAATTCCATTGGGCAAGGCGATCTGAACATTCGGGGCGACTTTGGCATCTATTTCTTCACCACCTCCTAATCCTCTTACTTTGATATTTCGCAAAGAATCCAGGGATAAAAACTCTTGCAAAAAAGGTTCGGTAAGAATGGTGCGTTTGGCACCTGTGTCCAAAATGAAATTCATTTCGAATGATCCGTTGATCCTTATGGGAAGCAAGACGACATTATGCTGAATTTCCACAGGAATTTTTACCGAACGGACTCCTTTTGGCAAGACAAATCCGTTAACCTTGGAAAAGGCTGTATTTTGTAAAAAAAGCCCCAGGAATAATAATATTAGCACGTATATCCGGGTTATCATAAAACTAGGTTTTAGTTCGGATAGTAGTAATAGCTGGGAATCCTTAAATTTGAATGCATTTATCAAAATATACGCCTTTCCATTTTTATTTTCAATAGAAAGGTTGCTTTTTAAGCAAGAGACACTCACAATCTGATCCCTATGATACGTCATTTTTTTAGCTGTATTTTAGCGCTTTTACTCTGTACTCAGCTTTTCGCCCAAAAGAAATTATTCAGATCTGACGAGCTCCTGGAAGTAAAATTGAGTTTTGACTATGACGCTCTTCAAAAAGATCGTGGATATAAGCCCTCTTACCACGATGCAAGCCTTTCTTATATAAACGATGGAGATGCGGAAGAGATGCCTGTGCGCATTCGGGTACGTGGAGCTTATCGAAGAGATCCCGAAACTTGTAATTTCCCTCCTATTCATATGAAGTTTGACAAGGATGAGATTCCCAAGGGGAGTATTTTTAAAGGGCAGAAAAAAATGAAAATCGTTACGCACTGCCGATTGGAAAAAGAGATTCTCAAGGAATACTATGTGTACAAGATGTACAATATGTTTACGGAACTCAGTTTCAATGTCCGTCTCCTGAAAATCACCTATATTGACAGCAAAGGAACACGTCCGGATGAAACGAAATATGCTTTTTTCATCGAGTCCACCAAGCATATGGCTGAGCGCAACGGAGGAAAAGAACTTAACGAAATGATTCCTCTCCTTCCAGAAGATGTAGAGCGCGAGCAAATGACCCTTACCACAGTATTCAATTATATGGTGGCTAATAAAGATTTCCGGGTAAATAAATCTACTCGTAAAAACCTGAAAATAATCACGAATAAGGAGCTTGGAGGAAAACCTATACCAATCCCCTATGATTATGATTGGTCTGGAATCGTAAATGCCTCTTACCTGAACCGGGAAAGTAAATTTAGTAAAGCCCTTTCCCCCATGGCTTATTACTTAAAACAGAGAGAAGTTTTCAATCCCAATAAGATATGCAGGAGTGCAGAAGAATATAAAGCTGTAATTGCCAAATTTCAGGAATTGCAGCCGGCCATATTTGAGATGTATAAAAATTCTCCCTATCTGGATAAAACCAGTATAAAAGAAATCCTGAAAGCCTATAAGAACTTTTATAAGTTTATCAAGAGTTCTAAAAATATAGAATCGACTTTTGTGGGCAGTTGCCCCAATGAGGCCTAGCTGTAGAGTTCGATTGCCTGCCGAAAGGTATTGCAGTGCGCTTCTACCGTGTCAGCCACTCTGAGAGAATATCCTCCTCCCATACAAACTGCGAGGGGGATATTTTTTGTTTTGCAAAGCTCAAGGACTTTGCGATCTCTTTCCTTTACACCAGCTCTACTCAAGGAGAGTTTCCCCAAACGATCACTTTCCAATACATCTACCCCTGCTTGAAAATAAATAAAGTCAGGTTTTACCTCCGAAATCAGGCGCTCCAGGCTTTTATCCAGTTTCTCATGGTACTCTCTATCTCCACTCCCCGTTTGCATAGGGAGATCGAGATTTGATGCTTCTTTATGCAGAGGATAATTGTCTTTTCCATGCATACTAAAGGTAAATACACGATCCTCCTTCTGAAATATATCTGCATTGCCATTTCCCTGATGTACATCCAGATCAATGATGAGGATCTGCCCGACCAATTGCTGCTCCAGGAGATAGGTGGCACTGATGGCAATATCATTGAGCAGGCAAAAGCCTTCTCCCCGATCTCGATAGGCGTGATGGGTTCCTCCGGCGATGTTCATTCCGATTCCGTGTTTCAGGGCCCATTTTGCAGCTTCGAAAGTTCCATTTACACTTCGCCTTGAACGATCCACCAAAGTAGCCGATTGAGGAAAGCCAATTTTTCGCATGGCACGGGGCTGGACTTTGAGTTCGCGTATGGAGTCCCAATATTCGGCTGTATGCAGATTGCGAATATGCGCTTCAGCGATGGGTTCACTTTCTTCCAGGACATCTTCCTCTATACTTCCTTCATAGAGTAGCTGTTCGCGGATGAGCCGATATTTATCTATAGGAAAGCGATGCCCTTCCGGCAAAGTCGGCACAAAGCGATCGGAATGAAAGATGCGTAGCATTTAGACCTCCAGATCTATCCAGTAACCGGTATGTTTGCGGACATTGAGTACGCGGCCCGCATCAAAAATCAGGTATTGTCCCCGGATTCCAAGCAGGGTGCCTTCGATTTCAGGCATTTTTTCGAAGGAAAGGCTTTTCACTTTCTCTGGATAAGCTTCCACGGGATAGTGAATTTCTGTTACCTCATCATTGGAACTCTGGTACTCGGCATACTCAGCTGGGAGCAAGTCCAGCAAACGCGTTTTTTCTTCCAGAATATCCAGGTCCATATTCATCTGATTCTTGAGCATGCGTTGCCAATTGGTTTTATCAGAGAGGTGATCCTTCATAGCAACCTCTATCACACCGGCCAAATAGCGATTGGGGGTTTCGGCGAACTTAACGGCTTTCCAGGCTCCCTGATCAATCCAACGCGTAGGAACTTGCTGCTCGCGGGTTACGCCCACTTTCATCCCATTTGTCAGGGCGAGGTAGACGATATGCGGCTGCACATGATGCGCTTGTTCCCATTCGACATCCCGACCTTTGCCCAAATGTCCTTCGCATACTTCCGGACGAATGATGCAGGGAGAAGCTTCGGGTGCATTCATGAAGTGGCGGTAACAAAATCCCTGAGCAAAAGACTTTTTGGTTTTATCTCCACAAATGATGCAATTGATCCGGCCTTCGTAAGAAAACTTGAGTTCTTTGCCAATCAGTTCATTCATGGGAACTGCCTCTTCTCCCAAATGGAGTTCATAACTTACCGGCGAATCGAGTTTCACCCGCATTTTGGAAAGGTTACCGCTGTATTTCATCTATCAATTAATTTGGGCAAAAATACATGATAAAAATGGGAAAGAATACCCGATGTTTTATTTCTTGAGCTTCTGCAAAATATGGGATTTACCACGGATTAGGCTTTTGAGAACTTCCATATCCGCTTCATCTTCAAAACTCTCCTTTTTCAGGTAAATGGCATTGATACGGTTGGTGAATATCAGAAACCAGTTTTTCGTTTCCTCCACCTTATAAATCAAGTCCCAGGACTGACGGAAGTCGTATTTATCCGCTTTAGCAGAAACCCATTCATCCGAAAACTCATAAGTTACCGGCTCACGAATCGCATGACTACTTTTGAATACTGATCTGGCAGAAAAGAAGACTACCAAGGGCAAAAAGATCAGAATTCCCAGAAAAGGGTAAATAAAGGATAGGTCCGGATCATTGCCCTGCAATTCGACATAAGCCATAAAAGCAGCGAAAAGAATAAATAGGGAATAGATGATCAGGATGACAGGTCTGCGGAAGTACCTCAGAAATGAGAAACGAACAAACTCCTCCTGACTGAGGCTTTGAGAAACACTGATTTTGTCCATGAGCAGCATTGGTAGGGGAGTAAATTAAGAACAAGGAAGAAGAAATGGAAAAGTGAGAAGTCATATTCATCTCTAATCCGCCCATTCGTCAAGAGGTCGTATAGATAGGCAGCTAAAAAATACAGGCCCGACAGTCCTATTATTGCGAGCCCAAATATTGGGCGAAGCAATCTCCTTGAATGCAAATTATCTGAGTTAAGGAGATTGCTTCGCCGGAGATTCCGGCTCGCAATGACAGGCAAAGTCTATTCTTCTCATCACGAGAATTTTTCGCAGCTCCATTACAAAGGGTAATTATTTTTGAATGTAAGTAGAAGTCGTTTTTCTCGATATTAATTGTCTGCTTATAAACAATTTCTGATTGAAACGCTTTTGAACTTTAGGAATCCTTACAGTCTGATTGTCACGCTGGTTACCCTTTGGGCAAAATCCTTAGGTGGCTTTAGGGTCTGTTAGCTTTTAAACTGTATTCATGGTAAAAGTTTTTGTAAATTAACATAAACTTAGGTGGGAAATGTGAAATCTTGCTGACACAGTAATCCTTGTATTGAGAGCAATTCCAATTTGACCTTTATGATCCGATCCATCCTACTCGCACTTTGCCTTAGCAGTGCTGTATATATAGCCTCCGCACAGTCTTTCAAGACTTTCCCCAATAGCTCATGGGAATCCGTTTCCTCTGAGAATTTTGATGTATTCTATACTGGAAATAATCGTTCGGGTGCAATCCTTACGGCCCGCTATGCAGAATTGGCGCGATATGAGATCGGGGTTCTTTTTGATTTCAAGCCTGAATTTCGCTATCCCCTGATTTATGGAGGAAATGAAGGAGAATTGGCTTATTCCAATTTCGAAGACATAGCCGCAAGAGAATATCCTGGTATTTTCAATCTTCCCGACCTTAAAGGTATGGTCATTCACCCCGGATCAGCTAATGGCCATTTCAAAAGAACCAAGGAACAAGTTGCGGAGCTTATCATCAATGAATTTAGTTATGGAGATCGGGTAGGAAATATTTTGCAAACTCAATTGCTCTATCATCATGCGAACTGGTATGCAGAAGGATTAGCGGAATTTGTCGCACATGGATGGACCTACTCGGATGAAACCTGGCTCAATAGCATAAGAAGTACAAAACAGAATCTGGTCCAATTGGCGCTTGAAGGTGATGAAAAAATTAACCGGGTCGTAAGAAAATCCATCTGGAGATATATCGCCCTTGATTATGGCGAGTCCAAGCTTTCAGAGATCCTTTATCTTTCCTCTATCCAACATTCCATAGAGAGCGGAATTATTTCCGTTTTGGGCATCAACCTCAACACCCTCACTCAACGCTGGAGAGAGTACGTAAATTCCTCTGGCGATACCCAGGTCGAGGGTCGCATCTTTTTGAATCAATTAGAAGGAGCCAGAGCCGTGGAGATTCCCGGAGGGCAGAAACTTATTTCTTTTGCCTATAATGAATCGAAATCACAGCTGGCACTTTACCTCGACAAAAAAGGGAAACATAGCCTATATCTATACGACATAGAAAACGATGAATATAAAGATTTGGGGATCAATGGCGGATATGCAGGCATGCAACGCTATCCTGACCTCAATCTTCCAATGGCCTGGTCTAAGGATGGTTCTGAATTAGCAACCACCGTTTATAATAAAGGCGGATATCAGATTGTCATTTATGATGCAGTCAATGAGGAAAGCAGCTTTACCCGGGTCCCAGACAATATTCAGCAAATCAGCCATATGGACTGGTCTCATGATGGGAAGAAACTGGTATTTTCAGGATTAAATGGAGGGAAGACAGATTTATTTACTCATAGAGTGGGTTCTGCTGATTTTAATCAAATCACGGATGACTTATTCGACAATCTGGAACCTGCCTGGAGTCTGGACGATAATATGATCCTTTTCAGCTCTAACAGGCTACAGGGATTGAGTCAGGAGAAAATTAGCCCTGAGATTTATCAGGACAATTTTGACCTCTTTAGCTGGAAATATGAGAATAACAGAGGGCAAATAGATAGAATCACCAATACGCCTACGATTAGCGAACGGGCACCTGTTCCCATAAGCAGCTTTGAGGCCATTTACAAAACGGATGAAAGTGGAATAGAAAACCTGGGGCGGATCAATATTTTTCAAAAAGCTGAAAGCCCTTTGACCGATTTGGAACAAGGCCTGGAAAAGTTTGAAGCCAGCGAAAAAACCATCAGCTTCTCTACTCCTGTGGATGGTGATGCTTTGGTTTATGTGGTGCCTTTTGCCTCCATGAACCATAGAAGAAAACCAGAGACAACGCTATATAGGTTGGAGTACCTGAGCAAATTTCAGGATCGTTTGGAGCCTCCGAAGAAAAAAGAAGCTGAGGCCGAATTACAAGAAGAGGAATTGAGTGAAGAAGAGGCTGCAGAAGAAAAAATGCTGAATGAAGAAGAGGATGAAGTAGAAGAAGAAGATAAGCAGGTTCGCTACTATATCTTCGATGAAGAAGAAACCTACGAATCCAAAAAAGCCAATAAAAAAGATCTCACTCGTAAGAAGAGAAAGTCAAAGCTGATCCAAACAGTCTTTGGAGACGAACCCAAACCTCAGATTGGCGATATAGAAGTCACGAAAACAGGGAATAAATCTCCCTGGGCGGCTGATTATATGGGTTTAGGACTTATATGGGATCCCCTTCCCCACAATTTTAAATATGGACTGGATTTGAGTGTCGGATACAGTGATCTCTTGAAAAATCATAAAGTGGACGTTCGAATCCGACCTTTCCTCAATTTGAAGAATGCTTTTGGGGATGTTCGCTATGAATACTTGAAAGGAAAGATCGACTTATTTGCAGAAGCTAGCTATAGAGCCCGGACCTTTAGAGAAACCAGTCCGATCAATAATGATACTTCTTTCTTCCGTTTCGATAGAGTAGGATTAAATGTAGGAGCCCGATATCCCATCAATTCTTTTGCCGCAGTTTCTCTCTTTGG includes:
- a CDS encoding sulfatase, with product MMRNYSLLFSIILCLCFSFLSCNQTEEKKEAPRKPNFIIIFTDDQGYADLGVYGAKDFDTPHLDKMASEGLKFNRFYVSQPVCSASRASLMTGSYSNRLGIHGAYFPYSKKGLNLEEETIAEILKPLGYKTAIFGKWHLGDHPDQLPTNHGFDEYYGIPFSNDMWPQHPANEHFKFEPLPLIEGNEKIHEITDQSLMTGKYSNRAVDFIRKNKDNPFLLYLPHPMPHAPLAASPDFSGKTARGLYGDVISEIDAGVGAILKTLKEQGIDEHTMVLFASDNGPWLNYGGHSGSALPLREGKGTAWEGGVRVPGIVRWPGKIPAGKVTDIPAMTIDILPTIAALAGAEPPKAKIDGKDIRPILFQEEGAKSPQEGYAFYYKQNELHAVMKGDWKLYFPHTYRSLNGRVGTNDGLPIQYDQNKVEAPELYNVATDISETENVIDQHPDIVADLMDFAERTRAALGDKLTEREGAENRPVGEVLWEGRE
- the yfbR gene encoding 5'-deoxynucleotidase, with protein sequence MSHFFAYLSRMRLIQRWSLMYNVHEENIQEHSLQVSMIAHILAVVRNEIYGGKVNPDRVAVLAMYHDASEVITGDLPTPIKYFSPEIKKAYHEIEEIANERLFSMLPEAIRKHYKNILFTEEEEKEHWVLVKAADKISAYLKCLEELKQGNQEFSQAKSVIKRSIEEMDLPEVKYFMQTFTPSMRLTLDELD
- a CDS encoding DUF2797 domain-containing protein encodes the protein MKYSGNLSKMRVKLDSPVSYELHLGEEAVPMNELIGKELKFSYEGRINCIICGDKTKKSFAQGFCYRHFMNAPEASPCIIRPEVCEGHLGKGRDVEWEQAHHVQPHIVYLALTNGMKVGVTREQQVPTRWIDQGAWKAVKFAETPNRYLAGVIEVAMKDHLSDKTNWQRMLKNQMNMDLDILEEKTRLLDLLPAEYAEYQSSNDEVTEIHYPVEAYPEKVKSLSFEKMPEIEGTLLGIRGQYLIFDAGRVLNVRKHTGYWIDLEV
- a CDS encoding aspartyl protease family protein; this encodes MITRIYVLILLFLGLFLQNTAFSKVNGFVLPKGVRSVKIPVEIQHNVVLLPIRINGSFEMNFILDTGAKRTILTEPFLQEFLSLDSLRNIKVRGLGGGEEIDAKVAPNVQIALPNGIKGVGLQMLILPKGLISYSGMFGKPVYGILGYQIFGQFAVEINYKEKYIRLYDPFKFKPRKKFTEIPIEIIRSKPYVRATLTDYRGQKFERRWLLDTGASNAITLFNGELPVPSSSIDAFLGRGLNGDVYGKLARANGLQLGEFEFSSVITGYPDSASLIMLPENIPWYGNLGSEILSRFTVIFNYKDRKLYLKKNKDYKAPFDYNVSGLEIISHGDNFDNFIINYVRPNSPAAKAGLKINDKLIAMNGFPLIKYDINSVYATLTRRAGRYIHLKIKRGDKTMKIRFKLKKEI
- the nagA gene encoding N-acetylglucosamine-6-phosphate deacetylase, which codes for MLKILSLFLILLNLHMSDIYAQEVTVVRGLLYSDERAVEIEIRGGIISRISDLGNEHEIPNLYIAPGLIDLQINGYVGIDFSGPDLNEKDLIKATQALWEVGVTTYYPTLITSELQRLHDNFAIMARAIEAPEIRSSIPGFHLEGPYISPLPGFRGAHLEKYIRAPDWEEFEQIQQSANHHIKILTLAPERKGAIPFIKNCVLSGVLVSIGHHNANPSEIQAAVDAGVRMSTHLGNGCANEIHRHNNPLWPQLSQDLLSPTIIADGYHLTKEELRTFFKVKGVEKTILVSDALDLAGLEEGEYIRGERKLLLTPHVVKLPEQDVLAGAASPISKCVGNMIRFTQCSLGEAIQMASTNPARMLSLHDRGEIQVGKRADLILFQMRDHEMDIRSTYVAGELVYTQ
- a CDS encoding TIGR00730 family Rossman fold protein produces the protein MKSVCVFCGSNVGSEPVFITAAQELGKILAEKEISLVYGAGNVGLMGVIADACLEKNGHVIGVIPHFLMAKEVGHTGVSELIKTDTMHERKQIMADRSDGFISMPGGMGTMDEMCEILTWAQLGLHNCPVGVLNVNGYFDSLLNFFDEMVEKRFLHQKNRDMIISHENPIELLRLMDAYQPPDVEKWIDRAQV
- a CDS encoding histone deacetylase, with amino-acid sequence MLRIFHSDRFVPTLPEGHRFPIDKYRLIREQLLYEGSIEEDVLEESEPIAEAHIRNLHTAEYWDSIRELKVQPRAMRKIGFPQSATLVDRSRRSVNGTFEAAKWALKHGIGMNIAGGTHHAYRDRGEGFCLLNDIAISATYLLEQQLVGQILIIDLDVHQGNGNADIFQKEDRVFTFSMHGKDNYPLHKEASNLDLPMQTGSGDREYHEKLDKSLERLISEVKPDFIYFQAGVDVLESDRLGKLSLSRAGVKERDRKVLELCKTKNIPLAVCMGGGYSLRVADTVEAHCNTFRQAIELYS
- a CDS encoding YcxB family protein; amino-acid sequence: MDKISVSQSLSQEEFVRFSFLRYFRRPVILIIYSLFILFAAFMAYVELQGNDPDLSFIYPFLGILIFLPLVVFFSARSVFKSSHAIREPVTYEFSDEWVSAKADKYDFRQSWDLIYKVEETKNWFLIFTNRINAIYLKKESFEDEADMEVLKSLIRGKSHILQKLKK